From Salinibacterium sp. ZJ450, one genomic window encodes:
- the cmk gene encoding (d)CMP kinase, with translation MRSGSTAHRIVVAVDGPAGSGKSSVSKSAARELGYAYQDTGAAYRALAWWCLDQGIDIQHPDSVIVALDRFIYEIGTDPDQYFVRVGGDDVTDAIREPRVSAAVSAIARIPQVRAQLTSLFRAVIVASDRPGIIVEGRDITTVVCPDAPVRILLTADEEVRMARRSAELVGESLQKTAEQLQKRDRQDSQVVDFMNAADGVVTIDSTHLDFDQTVHAVTELVAARTT, from the coding sequence ATGAGATCGGGCAGCACAGCACACCGTATCGTCGTCGCCGTGGACGGCCCGGCCGGCAGCGGCAAGTCGTCGGTCAGCAAGTCGGCGGCCCGCGAACTCGGCTACGCCTACCAGGACACCGGGGCCGCATACCGAGCGCTGGCCTGGTGGTGCCTTGACCAGGGCATCGACATCCAGCACCCCGATTCTGTGATCGTGGCACTGGACCGGTTCATCTACGAGATTGGCACCGACCCGGATCAGTACTTCGTGCGGGTGGGTGGCGACGACGTCACTGACGCGATTCGGGAGCCCCGGGTGTCGGCCGCGGTGAGTGCGATCGCTCGCATCCCGCAGGTGCGCGCACAGCTCACCTCGCTGTTCAGGGCGGTCATCGTGGCATCCGATCGTCCCGGAATCATCGTCGAAGGTCGCGACATCACCACCGTCGTCTGCCCCGATGCTCCGGTGCGGATTCTTCTTACAGCCGATGAGGAAGTTAGAATGGCGAGGCGTTCGGCAGAACTCGTCGGCGAGTCGTTGCAGAAGACCGCCGAACAGCTGCAGAAGCGAGACCGCCAGGACTCCCAGGTGGTCGACTTCATGAACGCAGCGGATGGCGTAGTCACCATTGACTCCACCCACCTCGACTTCGATCAGACCGTGCACGCGGTCACCGAGCTGGTCGCTGCTCGCACAACCTAA
- a CDS encoding ParA family protein has product MTVKRDLAERPGAVSTEAPASAPVNGPTGRPARAFPVPQPLKNHGPARIIALCNQKGGVGKTTTTISVGAAFADYGRKVLAIDFDPQGALSAGLGVQTHDVITIYDLLLGSVKDAKSAIVQTSVPGLDVIPANIDLSAAEVHLVNEVAREQILARVLRQVSGDYDIILIDCQPSLGLLTVNALTAAHGVLIPLECEFFALRGVALLIETVEKVKDRLNPAITLDGIVATMFDSRTLHSREVLERVVDRFDDKVLETVIGRTVKFPDASVAALPITHFAPEHPAAEAYRQLARELIFRGAAA; this is encoded by the coding sequence ATGACAGTGAAGCGGGATCTAGCGGAACGCCCCGGCGCAGTGTCGACAGAAGCGCCCGCGTCGGCACCGGTCAACGGTCCCACCGGTCGCCCCGCCCGCGCATTCCCGGTTCCGCAGCCGCTGAAGAACCACGGCCCCGCCCGCATCATCGCCCTCTGCAACCAGAAGGGTGGCGTGGGCAAGACCACCACCACCATCAGCGTCGGAGCCGCGTTCGCCGATTACGGCCGCAAGGTGCTCGCCATCGACTTTGACCCGCAGGGCGCCCTGTCCGCGGGCCTCGGTGTGCAGACCCACGACGTCATCACCATCTACGACCTCCTGCTCGGCAGCGTTAAAGACGCCAAGTCCGCCATCGTGCAGACCAGCGTGCCCGGCCTCGACGTGATCCCGGCGAACATCGACCTGTCGGCCGCTGAGGTGCACCTGGTCAACGAGGTGGCCCGCGAGCAGATCCTCGCCCGCGTGCTGCGCCAGGTCTCCGGCGACTACGACATCATCCTGATCGACTGCCAGCCCTCACTCGGCCTGCTCACCGTGAACGCGCTCACCGCGGCGCACGGTGTGCTGATCCCGCTGGAGTGCGAGTTCTTTGCGCTGCGCGGCGTCGCCCTGCTGATCGAGACCGTCGAGAAGGTCAAGGACCGGCTGAACCCGGCGATCACCCTCGACGGCATCGTGGCCACCATGTTCGATTCCCGCACCCTGCATTCGCGTGAGGTGCTCGAGCGCGTCGTCGACCGGTTCGATGACAAGGTGCTCGAGACCGTGATCGGTCGCACCGTCAAGTTCCCCGACGCATCCGTCGCCGCCTTGCCGATCACCCACTTCGCCCCGGAGCACCCGGCGGCGGAAGCGTACCGTCAGCTCGCCAGAGAGTTGATCTTCCGTGGCGCTGCCGCCTGA
- a CDS encoding ScpA family protein, with product MALPPERTVALEPAEPAGFSLTLNNFSGPFDLLLSLISKHEMDITEVSLSRVTDEFISYLRGLDTEKELDTASEFLVVAATLLDLKIAGLLPQGELVDAEDVALLEARDLLFARLLQYRAFKEAAQWFDGRFGTESTRHFRAVRLEEKYRKQTPELVWTLSAADFAAVATLAFTPREIPTVGLDHLHAPLVSIREQAAHVVAMLRRGEPMTFRQLIAGAEQKGVIIARFLAILELYRHASISFDQLEPLGELTIRWTAESWSEESLANLGADYGS from the coding sequence GTGGCGCTGCCGCCTGAGCGCACGGTCGCGCTGGAGCCGGCCGAACCGGCGGGGTTCTCACTCACGCTGAACAACTTCAGCGGACCCTTCGACCTTCTGCTCTCGCTGATCTCGAAGCATGAGATGGACATCACCGAGGTGTCGCTCAGCCGGGTGACCGACGAGTTCATCAGCTATCTGCGCGGCCTCGACACCGAGAAGGAACTCGACACCGCCAGCGAGTTTCTGGTGGTCGCGGCGACCCTGCTCGACCTGAAGATCGCCGGACTGCTTCCGCAAGGTGAGTTGGTGGATGCCGAGGATGTCGCGCTGCTCGAGGCCCGCGACCTGTTGTTCGCCCGGCTGCTGCAGTACCGCGCGTTCAAGGAAGCCGCGCAGTGGTTCGACGGCCGATTCGGCACAGAATCGACCCGGCACTTCCGGGCGGTGCGACTCGAGGAGAAGTACCGCAAGCAGACCCCGGAACTGGTGTGGACCCTCTCCGCCGCCGATTTCGCCGCGGTCGCCACCCTGGCGTTCACCCCGCGCGAGATCCCCACCGTGGGCCTTGACCACCTGCACGCGCCGCTGGTCAGCATCCGGGAACAGGCGGCCCACGTGGTCGCGATGCTGCGCCGCGGCGAACCGATGACGTTTCGTCAGTTGATCGCCGGGGCCGAGCAGAAGGGCGTGATCATCGCCCGGTTCCTCGCCATCCTGGAGCTGTACCGGCACGCGTCAATCTCATTCGACCAACTCGAACCGCTCGGTGAGCTGACCATCCGCTGGACCGCGGAATCCTGGTCGGAGGAGAGCCTCGCCAACCTGGGAGCCGACTATGGAAGCTAA
- the xerD gene encoding site-specific tyrosine recombinase XerD has protein sequence MPSSADPTPLSVEVDRYLRHLAIERGRATNTVAAYRRDLAAYSAFLAADGVMAPTAITAAHITGFTQQLRTRAETPLTASSLARMLSTIRGFHRFLLDEELVSEDVAARAKPPKLPERLPKAITVEQMSALLAAVDGDDMQALRDKALLELLYATGARVSEAVGLNVDDVVDGDVVRLLGKGNKQRIVPLGSYARAAIDAYLVRARPILSVRGKATPALFLGIRGQRVSRQNAWLIIRAAAEKAKLELEISPHTFRHSFATHLLEGGADVRVVQELLGHSSVATTQIYTLVTADTLRDMYTTAHPRAR, from the coding sequence ATGCCAAGCAGCGCTGACCCGACCCCGCTATCGGTAGAGGTGGACCGCTACCTCCGCCACCTGGCGATCGAACGCGGACGGGCGACGAACACCGTCGCCGCATACCGCCGCGACCTCGCCGCATATTCCGCGTTCCTTGCCGCCGATGGGGTGATGGCGCCGACCGCGATCACCGCCGCCCACATCACCGGATTCACGCAGCAGCTGCGCACCCGCGCCGAGACGCCGCTGACCGCATCCTCGCTGGCCAGGATGCTGTCGACCATCCGCGGCTTCCACCGCTTCCTGCTCGACGAGGAGCTGGTGAGCGAGGATGTCGCGGCGCGGGCGAAGCCGCCGAAACTGCCCGAGCGCCTACCGAAGGCGATCACGGTCGAGCAGATGTCTGCCCTGCTGGCCGCCGTGGACGGCGACGACATGCAAGCGCTCCGGGACAAGGCGCTGCTCGAGCTGCTGTACGCCACCGGCGCCCGTGTCTCGGAGGCGGTCGGCCTGAACGTCGACGACGTCGTCGACGGTGACGTGGTGCGGCTGCTCGGCAAGGGCAACAAGCAGCGCATCGTGCCGCTCGGCAGCTACGCACGGGCCGCAATTGACGCCTACCTGGTGCGGGCCAGGCCCATCCTGTCGGTCCGCGGCAAGGCCACCCCCGCACTCTTCCTCGGCATCCGCGGGCAGCGGGTATCACGGCAGAACGCCTGGCTGATCATCCGGGCCGCCGCCGAGAAGGCGAAGCTCGAGCTGGAGATCTCGCCGCACACTTTCCGGCACTCGTTCGCCACGCACCTGCTGGAGGGCGGCGCCGACGTGCGCGTGGTGCAGGAACTGCTCGGGCATTCCAGTGTGGCAACCACCCAGATCTACACCCTGGTGACCGCAGACACCCTCCGCGACATGTACACAACGGCGCATCCGCGGGCGCGCTAA
- the recN gene encoding DNA repair protein RecN gives MIEEIVIRNLGVIGEARLPLGPGFTALTGETGAGKTMVVTALGLLLGDRADSSIVRAGSGQATVEGHWQVPDVGPVVDRVRDAGGDVEPFGAGLAELLLTRSISEEGRSRAAVGGRSAPAGVLTELGEHLVVVHGQSDQLRLRSATAQREALDRFAGADLQAVLGDYQQVYRRWQANQGELDALITERDQRAREAEQLRVGIAEIEAATPERGEDVALGEQADRLTNLEDLRVAAVQAHNSVSADPSDEGRDALALIEDARRALDKVVAHDPELAPIAEALAAASFQLSDVSVQLSGYLDGLDTDATRQLESVQERRAELAGLIRKYGPTLDDVIDFLDTGSARLLELDNDSDRIDTLRVEVDDDLELLQQHAAQVSAARRAAAERLAVQVTEELAALAMPDARLVVEVSDREDYSLTGKDQVSIQLQPHAGADPRPLGKGASGGELSRVMLAIEVVIASADPVPTFIFDEVDAGVGGASAIEIGKRLARLAQNSQVIVVTHLAQVAAFASNHLRVVKDSDGAVTASSVQQLEGEQRIEEMARLLSGLSDSESGLAHARELLGLAGAAARG, from the coding sequence GTGATCGAAGAGATCGTGATCCGCAACCTGGGGGTGATCGGCGAGGCCCGCCTGCCGCTCGGCCCCGGATTCACCGCCCTCACCGGTGAGACCGGTGCGGGTAAGACCATGGTGGTGACCGCTCTCGGCCTGCTGCTCGGCGACCGTGCGGACAGCTCCATCGTGCGGGCCGGCAGCGGACAGGCCACCGTCGAAGGACACTGGCAGGTTCCGGATGTCGGACCGGTCGTCGACCGGGTGCGGGATGCCGGCGGCGACGTCGAACCCTTCGGGGCGGGCCTGGCCGAGCTGCTGCTCACCCGGTCGATCTCCGAGGAGGGCCGGAGCCGCGCCGCGGTCGGCGGACGCTCCGCGCCCGCCGGAGTGCTCACCGAACTGGGGGAGCACCTGGTGGTGGTGCACGGGCAGTCCGACCAGCTGCGGCTGCGTTCAGCGACCGCGCAGCGCGAGGCCCTCGACCGCTTCGCCGGTGCAGATCTGCAGGCCGTCCTGGGCGACTATCAGCAGGTGTACCGCCGCTGGCAGGCGAACCAGGGCGAGCTCGACGCGCTGATCACGGAACGAGACCAGCGTGCCCGCGAGGCCGAGCAACTGCGGGTCGGCATCGCCGAGATCGAGGCGGCGACGCCCGAGCGTGGTGAGGACGTGGCGCTCGGCGAGCAGGCCGACCGGCTCACCAACCTCGAAGACCTGCGAGTGGCCGCCGTGCAGGCCCACAACAGCGTCTCGGCCGACCCCAGCGACGAGGGCCGTGACGCGCTGGCGCTGATCGAAGACGCCCGCCGCGCTCTCGACAAGGTGGTCGCCCACGACCCGGAACTCGCGCCGATCGCCGAGGCTCTGGCCGCGGCATCCTTCCAGCTGTCGGATGTCTCGGTGCAACTGTCCGGCTACCTCGACGGCCTCGACACTGACGCCACCCGCCAGCTTGAGAGCGTGCAGGAGCGTCGTGCCGAACTGGCCGGGTTGATCCGCAAGTACGGCCCGACCCTCGATGACGTGATCGACTTTCTCGACACCGGCAGCGCGCGGCTGCTCGAACTGGACAACGACAGCGACCGCATCGACACGCTGCGCGTCGAGGTCGACGACGACCTCGAACTGCTGCAGCAGCACGCCGCCCAGGTGAGCGCGGCACGGCGCGCGGCGGCGGAACGACTCGCGGTGCAGGTCACCGAGGAGCTGGCGGCGCTGGCGATGCCCGACGCGCGGCTCGTGGTCGAGGTATCTGACCGGGAGGATTACTCGCTGACCGGCAAGGACCAGGTGTCGATCCAGCTGCAGCCGCACGCTGGGGCCGACCCGCGGCCGCTCGGCAAGGGCGCATCTGGGGGCGAACTGTCCCGGGTGATGCTGGCCATTGAGGTGGTCATCGCCTCCGCCGATCCGGTTCCCACGTTCATTTTCGACGAGGTGGATGCCGGTGTGGGTGGGGCCAGCGCCATCGAGATCGGCAAGCGGCTGGCGAGGCTCGCCCAGAATTCCCAGGTGATCGTTGTCACCCACCTGGCCCAGGTCGCCGCGTTTGCATCGAACCATCTGCGCGTGGTGAAAGACAGCGACGGCGCGGTTACCGCGTCGAGCGTGCAGCAGCTGGAGGGTGAGCAGCGGATCGAAGAAATGGCGCGGCTGCTGAGCGGATTGTCCGATTCCGAGAGTGGGCTGGCGCACGCCCGGGAACTGCTCGGACTCGCCGGCGCCGCGGCGCGCGGCTGA
- a CDS encoding NUDIX hydrolase, with amino-acid sequence MPEVPALADEPTPVTVLDSSRVFHGKVWDIQSERFQYGDGEITREFMRHPGAVAVLAVDDEDRVLLIQQYRHPIRSREWELPAGLLDVDGESLLVAAQRELAEEVDLVAAHWSVLAEFAPSPGGSDEAITVYLATGVSDAHETFDREAEEAHIVTRWVPLDDAVQAVLDGRLRNAILQIAVLTAHAKQR; translated from the coding sequence GTGCCTGAGGTTCCGGCTCTCGCCGATGAACCCACGCCGGTGACGGTGCTCGACAGCTCGCGCGTGTTCCACGGCAAGGTGTGGGACATCCAGAGTGAACGGTTCCAGTACGGCGACGGGGAGATCACCCGCGAGTTCATGCGCCACCCCGGCGCGGTCGCGGTGCTCGCCGTCGACGACGAGGATCGGGTGCTGCTGATTCAGCAGTACCGGCATCCGATTCGTTCCCGCGAGTGGGAGCTGCCGGCCGGTCTGCTCGACGTCGACGGGGAATCGCTGCTGGTCGCCGCGCAGCGTGAGCTCGCCGAGGAGGTCGACCTGGTCGCGGCGCACTGGTCGGTGCTGGCCGAGTTCGCGCCAAGCCCGGGCGGCAGCGACGAGGCCATCACGGTGTATCTCGCCACCGGGGTCAGCGACGCGCACGAGACGTTCGACCGGGAGGCGGAGGAAGCGCACATCGTCACCAGGTGGGTGCCGCTGGATGACGCGGTTCAGGCCGTGCTCGACGGTCGGCTGCGCAACGCCATCCTGCAGATCGCGGTGCTGACCGCCCATGCCAAGCAGCGCTGA
- a CDS encoding pseudouridine synthase: MTFDEPTGERLQKVMAAAGVASRRVCEQYIAAGRVAVNGETITEPGRRIDPLVDRVTLDGTAIQLDTSRRYVMLNKPVGVVSTLKDEHGRPDLTTFTNRYEERLFNVGRLDSDTSGLLLLTNDGELANVLAHPSFGVMKTYIAKVEGEITPTTLKKLIAGIEVDDGPIAADKARIIGKPSRGQSMVEITLHSGRNRIVRRMMDAVGHPVLELVRRQFGPLHLGTLPVGQLRDLTKVELGQLLTIARAENTPTEGPPE; this comes from the coding sequence ATGACCTTTGACGAACCCACCGGAGAACGCCTCCAGAAAGTAATGGCCGCGGCCGGGGTCGCCTCCCGCCGCGTCTGCGAGCAGTACATCGCCGCGGGACGCGTCGCCGTCAACGGGGAGACCATCACCGAGCCGGGACGCCGCATCGACCCGCTGGTCGACCGGGTGACCCTCGACGGCACCGCCATCCAGCTGGACACCTCCCGGCGGTACGTGATGCTGAACAAGCCGGTCGGCGTGGTCAGCACGCTGAAAGACGAGCACGGCCGCCCCGACCTGACCACCTTCACTAACCGGTACGAGGAACGGCTGTTCAACGTCGGCCGGCTCGACTCCGACACCAGCGGGCTGCTGCTGCTCACCAACGACGGCGAACTCGCCAACGTGCTGGCGCATCCGTCGTTCGGGGTGATGAAGACCTACATTGCCAAGGTCGAGGGTGAGATCACCCCCACCACCCTGAAGAAACTGATCGCCGGCATCGAGGTGGACGACGGCCCGATCGCCGCCGACAAGGCGCGCATCATCGGCAAGCCCTCGCGCGGGCAGAGCATGGTGGAGATCACCCTGCACTCCGGACGCAACCGCATCGTCCGCCGGATGATGGATGCCGTCGGTCACCCGGTCCTGGAGCTGGTGCGCCGCCAGTTCGGCCCGCTGCACCTCGGTACCCTGCCCGTCGGGCAGCTGCGCGACCTTACTAAGGTGGAACTCGGCCAGCTGCTCACCATCGCGCGCGCAGAGAACACCCCGACAGAAGGACCCCCCGAGTGA
- a CDS encoding CTP synthase, with product MVDNQGAVTTKHIFVTGGVVSSLGKGLTAASLGNLLTARGLRVVMQKLDPYLNVDPGTMNPFQHGEVFVTDDGAETDLDIGHYERFLDINLSQAANVTTGQIYSQVIAKERRGEYLGDTVQVIPHITDEIKRRMRLQATETPQPDVIITEVGGTVGDIESQPFLEAARQVRHELGRKNVFFVHVSLVPFMGASGEQKTKPTQHSVATLRSIGIQPDALVLRSDRPVTESNKRKIALMCDVEENAVVNTPDLKSVYDIPSVLREQGLDAYIIDQLDLTAGPVVWDGWQKVLDAVHDPKDEVTIGLVGKYIDLPDAYLSVSEALRAGGFAHQTKVNLRWIASDTCETPEGAAKNLSDLDGICVPGGFGVRGIEGKLGALKFARENEIPTLGLCLGLQCMVIEYARDAADLPGASSTEFDPETEFPVIATMAEQVDIIAAGDLGGTMRLGQYEAALTPGSIVAELYGADTATERHRHRYEVNNAYRQQIADAGLQFSGTSPDGSLVEYIELPRDVHPFYVATQAHPELRSRPNRAHPLFRGLVQAAIERQQASRLFEVPEVAEGASA from the coding sequence GTGGTGGATAATCAAGGCGCGGTAACTACTAAACACATTTTCGTCACCGGTGGTGTCGTTTCGTCCCTCGGTAAGGGGCTCACGGCCGCCAGTCTCGGAAACCTGCTCACCGCTCGCGGACTCCGCGTGGTCATGCAGAAACTGGATCCCTACCTGAATGTGGATCCCGGAACGATGAACCCGTTCCAGCACGGTGAGGTCTTCGTCACCGATGATGGCGCAGAGACCGATCTCGACATCGGGCACTACGAGCGGTTCCTCGACATCAACCTGAGCCAGGCGGCGAACGTGACCACCGGCCAGATTTACTCGCAGGTGATCGCCAAGGAACGCCGCGGCGAGTACCTCGGCGACACCGTGCAGGTCATCCCGCACATCACCGACGAGATCAAGCGCCGCATGCGGTTGCAGGCCACCGAGACGCCGCAGCCCGACGTGATCATCACCGAGGTGGGCGGCACCGTCGGCGACATCGAGAGCCAGCCGTTCCTGGAGGCCGCCCGTCAGGTGCGCCACGAACTCGGCCGCAAGAACGTCTTCTTTGTGCACGTGTCCCTGGTGCCGTTCATGGGTGCCTCGGGGGAGCAGAAGACCAAGCCGACGCAGCACTCCGTTGCGACGTTGCGCTCGATCGGTATCCAGCCCGACGCGTTGGTGCTGCGCAGCGACCGTCCGGTCACCGAGTCCAACAAGCGCAAGATCGCGCTGATGTGCGACGTCGAGGAGAACGCGGTGGTGAACACCCCGGATCTGAAGAGCGTCTACGACATCCCGAGCGTGCTGCGTGAGCAGGGTCTGGACGCCTACATCATCGACCAGCTCGACCTGACCGCCGGCCCGGTGGTGTGGGACGGCTGGCAGAAGGTTCTCGACGCGGTGCACGACCCCAAGGACGAGGTCACGATCGGTCTGGTCGGTAAGTACATCGACCTGCCCGACGCCTACCTGTCGGTCTCGGAGGCGTTGCGCGCCGGCGGCTTCGCCCACCAGACCAAGGTGAACCTGCGCTGGATCGCCTCCGACACCTGCGAGACGCCGGAGGGCGCCGCGAAGAACCTGTCCGACCTCGACGGCATCTGCGTGCCCGGAGGCTTCGGCGTGCGCGGCATCGAGGGCAAGCTCGGCGCGCTCAAGTTCGCCCGCGAGAACGAGATCCCGACCCTCGGCCTGTGCCTCGGCCTGCAGTGCATGGTGATCGAATATGCGCGGGATGCCGCGGACCTGCCAGGCGCCTCGTCCACCGAGTTCGACCCCGAGACCGAGTTCCCGGTGATCGCGACCATGGCCGAGCAGGTTGACATCATCGCCGCCGGAGACCTCGGCGGCACCATGCGCCTCGGCCAGTACGAAGCCGCGCTCACCCCCGGCTCGATCGTCGCCGAACTGTACGGCGCCGACACCGCCACGGAACGGCACCGTCACCGCTACGAGGTCAACAACGCCTACCGCCAGCAGATCGCCGACGCCGGCCTGCAGTTCTCTGGCACCTCGCCTGATGGCAGCCTGGTCGAGTACATCGAGCTGCCGCGCGACGTGCACCCGTTCTACGTGGCCACCCAGGCGCACCCCGAGCTGCGCTCGCGTCCGAACCGGGCGCACCCGCTGTTCCGCGGCCTGGTGCAGGCCGCGATCGAACGGCAGCAGGCCAGCCGGCTGTTCGAGGTTCCCGAGGTCGCCGAGGGCGCCAGTGCCTGA
- a CDS encoding SMC-Scp complex subunit ScpB — MEANEQPLELERRLEAILMVSDEPQSIVNLATALSAPVALVRAAVARLVSDFDGEDGGIRRGFQLREVGGGWRIYVRDEHDDIVRDFVLTQNPTKLSQAALETLAVIAYKQPISRGQVASIRAVNVDSVVRTLLGRGLITEAFTDSETGAIHYATTALLLSQLGINSIEELPPISPLLTDGSDGFDDL; from the coding sequence ATGGAAGCTAACGAACAACCGCTGGAGTTGGAGCGTCGCCTCGAGGCGATCCTGATGGTCTCCGACGAGCCGCAGAGCATCGTGAACCTCGCCACCGCCCTCAGCGCGCCGGTGGCCCTCGTGCGCGCGGCGGTTGCTCGCCTGGTCTCCGACTTCGACGGTGAGGACGGCGGCATCCGGCGCGGCTTCCAGCTGCGCGAGGTCGGCGGCGGCTGGCGGATCTACGTGCGCGACGAGCACGATGACATCGTGCGTGACTTCGTGCTCACCCAGAACCCCACCAAGCTGTCGCAGGCCGCCCTCGAGACCCTCGCGGTGATCGCATACAAGCAGCCGATCAGTCGCGGCCAGGTCGCCTCGATCCGAGCGGTCAACGTAGACTCCGTGGTGCGCACCCTGCTCGGCCGCGGCCTCATCACCGAGGCGTTCACCGACAGTGAGACCGGCGCCATCCACTACGCAACCACCGCCCTGCTGCTCAGCCAGCTCGGCATCAACTCGATCGAGGAGCTGCCGCCGATTTCGCCGCTGCTCACCGACGGATCGGACGGCTTCGATGACCTTTGA
- a CDS encoding prephenate dehydrogenase, translating into MSTRRLTEQVRIVGSGLLGTSIGLGLREHGVDVILDDVSPSSVQLAIDYGAGRPPAAGDAPGLVIVCVPPDVTATVVATELAAYPDALVTDVASVKSAPLQQLRELGADLSRYIGTHPMAGRERGGPIAARADLFIGRPWVIAGHDDITYKRAAPIEDMILDLGAVPIEMTAEEHDQSVALVSHVPQVVASMMAARLIDGTSGAIGLAGQGLRDVTRIAAGDPSLWVQILGANAGPTADVLKKLRTDLDAVIDALDDPEASGARRIIAEAIAAGNTGVARVPGKHGQDRRYSQLVVMVADKPGQLAQLLTDIGEVGVNMEDLRLEHSPGAQIGLAEISVLPEVEQRLVDELELRGWKIAGAFA; encoded by the coding sequence GTGAGCACGAGGCGCCTAACCGAACAAGTCCGCATCGTCGGCAGCGGCCTGCTCGGCACCAGCATCGGCCTGGGCCTCCGGGAACACGGCGTTGACGTGATCCTCGACGACGTGTCACCGTCATCGGTTCAGCTGGCCATCGACTACGGCGCCGGTCGGCCGCCGGCCGCGGGCGACGCCCCTGGCCTCGTGATCGTCTGCGTTCCGCCGGATGTCACCGCGACCGTGGTCGCGACGGAGCTGGCGGCATACCCTGACGCGTTGGTGACGGATGTCGCGAGCGTGAAGTCTGCGCCATTGCAGCAGTTGCGCGAGCTCGGCGCCGACCTCAGCCGGTACATCGGCACCCACCCGATGGCCGGGCGGGAGCGCGGCGGCCCGATCGCTGCCCGCGCCGACCTGTTCATCGGCCGGCCCTGGGTGATCGCCGGGCACGACGACATCACGTACAAGCGCGCCGCCCCGATCGAGGACATGATCCTCGACCTGGGCGCGGTGCCGATCGAGATGACCGCGGAGGAACACGACCAGAGCGTCGCCCTGGTCTCCCACGTGCCGCAGGTCGTCGCATCGATGATGGCTGCGCGCCTCATCGACGGCACCAGCGGCGCGATCGGGCTGGCCGGTCAGGGACTCCGCGACGTCACCCGCATCGCCGCCGGCGACCCGTCGCTCTGGGTGCAGATCCTCGGCGCCAACGCCGGCCCGACCGCGGACGTGCTGAAGAAGCTGCGCACCGACCTCGACGCCGTGATCGACGCGCTCGACGACCCCGAGGCATCCGGTGCCCGCCGGATCATCGCCGAGGCGATCGCGGCCGGCAACACCGGAGTCGCCCGGGTGCCGGGCAAGCACGGCCAGGACCGCCGGTACAGCCAACTGGTCGTCATGGTCGCCGACAAGCCAGGCCAGCTCGCCCAGCTGCTCACCGACATCGGTGAGGTGGGCGTGAACATGGAAGACCTGCGCCTCGAGCACTCGCCGGGCGCACAGATCGGACTCGCCGAGATCTCGGTGCTGCCCGAAGTGGAACAGCGCCTCGTCGACGAACTCGAGTTGCGGGGCTGGAAGATCGCGGGAGCATTCGCATGA